Proteins found in one Takifugu flavidus isolate HTHZ2018 chromosome 7, ASM371156v2, whole genome shotgun sequence genomic segment:
- the dcun1d4 gene encoding DCN1-like protein 4 isoform X1 encodes MHSDAANFQLNSHLTTLANIHKIHHTLHRLNLTEDVAQESHQSACCSRAMPPRKKRRPSAGDDLSAKKSRQDSILYSIFRKHDTSQIREETFSSKRCLEWFYEYAGCDDVVGPEGMEKFCEDIGVEPENVVMLVLAWKLDAQSMGYFTRQEWLRGMSSLQCDSTERLRNSLDYLRSVLNDSTSFKLIYRYAFDFAREKDQRSLDLNTAKCMLGLLLGKTWPLFPVFNQFLEQSKYKVINKDQWCNVLEFSRTINLDLSNYDEDGAWPVLLDEFVEWYKERQMS; translated from the exons ATTTTCAGCTGAATTCTCATTTGACTACATTGGCAAACATCCATAAGATCCATCACACTTTGCACAGACTG AATTTGACAGAAGACGTTGCACAGGAAAGCCACCAATCag CTTGTTGTTCAAGAGCCATGCCTCCTAGGAAAAAGAGGAGACCTTCTGCTGGGGATGACTTGTCAGCCAAGAAAAGTCGCCAGGACAG TATCCTCTACAGCATTTTCAGAAAACATGACACGTCACAAATACGCGAGGAGACATTTTCCAGTAAAAGATGCTTGGAGTGGTTCTACGAATACGCAG GTTGCGATGACGTGGTGGGTCCAGAGGGCATGGAGAAGTTCTGTGAAGACATTGGAGTGGAGCCGGAAAAT GTTGTGATGCTGGTTCTGGCTTGGAAGTTAGATGCCCAGAGTATGGGATATTTCACCCGACAGGAGTGGCTGAGAGGCATGAGCTCACTGCA GTGCGACTCCACAGAGCGGCTGAGGAACTCGCTCGACTACCTGAGATCTGTCCTAAATGACAGCACCAGTTTTAAGCTCATTTATAGATATGCCTTTGATTTCGCTCGG GAAAAAGATCAGAGGAGTTTGGACTTAAACACAGCCAAGTGCATGCTGGGACTTCTTCTCGGAAAGACATGGCCCCTATTTCCCGTCTTTAATCAGTTTTTAGAG CAGTCCAAGTACAAAGTCATCAACAAAGACCAGTGGTGCAATGTTTTAGAGTTCAGTAGGACAATCAATCTAGACCTCAGCAACTACGATGAGGACGGTGCCT GGCCAGTTTTGTTGGATGAGTTTGTGGAATGGTACAAAGAGAGACAGATGTCATAG
- the dcun1d4 gene encoding DCN1-like protein 4 isoform X4, with protein MPPRKKRRPSAGDDLSAKKSRQDSILYSIFRKHDTSQIREETFSSKRCLEWFYEYAGCDDVVGPEGMEKFCEDIGVEPENVVMLVLAWKLDAQSMGYFTRQEWLRGMSSLQCDSTERLRNSLDYLRSVLNDSTSFKLIYRYAFDFAREKDQRSLDLNTAKCMLGLLLGKTWPLFPVFNQFLEQSKYKVINKDQWCNVLEFSRTINLDLSNYDEDGAWPVLLDEFVEWYKERQMS; from the exons ATGCCTCCTAGGAAAAAGAGGAGACCTTCTGCTGGGGATGACTTGTCAGCCAAGAAAAGTCGCCAGGACAG TATCCTCTACAGCATTTTCAGAAAACATGACACGTCACAAATACGCGAGGAGACATTTTCCAGTAAAAGATGCTTGGAGTGGTTCTACGAATACGCAG GTTGCGATGACGTGGTGGGTCCAGAGGGCATGGAGAAGTTCTGTGAAGACATTGGAGTGGAGCCGGAAAAT GTTGTGATGCTGGTTCTGGCTTGGAAGTTAGATGCCCAGAGTATGGGATATTTCACCCGACAGGAGTGGCTGAGAGGCATGAGCTCACTGCA GTGCGACTCCACAGAGCGGCTGAGGAACTCGCTCGACTACCTGAGATCTGTCCTAAATGACAGCACCAGTTTTAAGCTCATTTATAGATATGCCTTTGATTTCGCTCGG GAAAAAGATCAGAGGAGTTTGGACTTAAACACAGCCAAGTGCATGCTGGGACTTCTTCTCGGAAAGACATGGCCCCTATTTCCCGTCTTTAATCAGTTTTTAGAG CAGTCCAAGTACAAAGTCATCAACAAAGACCAGTGGTGCAATGTTTTAGAGTTCAGTAGGACAATCAATCTAGACCTCAGCAACTACGATGAGGACGGTGCCT GGCCAGTTTTGTTGGATGAGTTTGTGGAATGGTACAAAGAGAGACAGATGTCATAG
- the dcun1d4 gene encoding DCN1-like protein 4 isoform X3, whose protein sequence is MHSDAANFQLNSHLTTLANIHKIHHTLHRLNLTEDVAQESHQSACCSRAMPPRKKRRPSAGDDLSAKKSRQDSIFRKHDTSQIREETFSSKRCLEWFYEYAGCDDVVGPEGMEKFCEDIGVEPENVVMLVLAWKLDAQSMGYFTRQEWLRGMSSLQCDSTERLRNSLDYLRSVLNDSTSFKLIYRYAFDFAREKDQRSLDLNTAKCMLGLLLGKTWPLFPVFNQFLEQSKYKVINKDQWCNVLEFSRTINLDLSNYDEDGAWPVLLDEFVEWYKERQMS, encoded by the exons ATTTTCAGCTGAATTCTCATTTGACTACATTGGCAAACATCCATAAGATCCATCACACTTTGCACAGACTG AATTTGACAGAAGACGTTGCACAGGAAAGCCACCAATCag CTTGTTGTTCAAGAGCCATGCCTCCTAGGAAAAAGAGGAGACCTTCTGCTGGGGATGACTTGTCAGCCAAGAAAAGTCGCCAGGACAG CATTTTCAGAAAACATGACACGTCACAAATACGCGAGGAGACATTTTCCAGTAAAAGATGCTTGGAGTGGTTCTACGAATACGCAG GTTGCGATGACGTGGTGGGTCCAGAGGGCATGGAGAAGTTCTGTGAAGACATTGGAGTGGAGCCGGAAAAT GTTGTGATGCTGGTTCTGGCTTGGAAGTTAGATGCCCAGAGTATGGGATATTTCACCCGACAGGAGTGGCTGAGAGGCATGAGCTCACTGCA GTGCGACTCCACAGAGCGGCTGAGGAACTCGCTCGACTACCTGAGATCTGTCCTAAATGACAGCACCAGTTTTAAGCTCATTTATAGATATGCCTTTGATTTCGCTCGG GAAAAAGATCAGAGGAGTTTGGACTTAAACACAGCCAAGTGCATGCTGGGACTTCTTCTCGGAAAGACATGGCCCCTATTTCCCGTCTTTAATCAGTTTTTAGAG CAGTCCAAGTACAAAGTCATCAACAAAGACCAGTGGTGCAATGTTTTAGAGTTCAGTAGGACAATCAATCTAGACCTCAGCAACTACGATGAGGACGGTGCCT GGCCAGTTTTGTTGGATGAGTTTGTGGAATGGTACAAAGAGAGACAGATGTCATAG
- the dcun1d4 gene encoding DCN1-like protein 4 isoform X2: MHSDAANFQLNSHLTTLANIHKIHHTLHRLNLTEDVAQESHQSACCSRAMPPRKKRRPSAGDDLSAKKSRQDSILYSIFRKHDTSQIREETFSSKRCLEWFYEYAGCDDVVGPEGMEKFCEDIGVEPENVVMLVLAWKLDAQSMGYFTRQEWLRGMSSLQCDSTERLRNSLDYLRSVLNDSTSFKLIYRYAFDFAREKDQRSLDLNTAKCMLGLLLGKTWPLFPVFNQFLESKYKVINKDQWCNVLEFSRTINLDLSNYDEDGAWPVLLDEFVEWYKERQMS, encoded by the exons ATTTTCAGCTGAATTCTCATTTGACTACATTGGCAAACATCCATAAGATCCATCACACTTTGCACAGACTG AATTTGACAGAAGACGTTGCACAGGAAAGCCACCAATCag CTTGTTGTTCAAGAGCCATGCCTCCTAGGAAAAAGAGGAGACCTTCTGCTGGGGATGACTTGTCAGCCAAGAAAAGTCGCCAGGACAG TATCCTCTACAGCATTTTCAGAAAACATGACACGTCACAAATACGCGAGGAGACATTTTCCAGTAAAAGATGCTTGGAGTGGTTCTACGAATACGCAG GTTGCGATGACGTGGTGGGTCCAGAGGGCATGGAGAAGTTCTGTGAAGACATTGGAGTGGAGCCGGAAAAT GTTGTGATGCTGGTTCTGGCTTGGAAGTTAGATGCCCAGAGTATGGGATATTTCACCCGACAGGAGTGGCTGAGAGGCATGAGCTCACTGCA GTGCGACTCCACAGAGCGGCTGAGGAACTCGCTCGACTACCTGAGATCTGTCCTAAATGACAGCACCAGTTTTAAGCTCATTTATAGATATGCCTTTGATTTCGCTCGG GAAAAAGATCAGAGGAGTTTGGACTTAAACACAGCCAAGTGCATGCTGGGACTTCTTCTCGGAAAGACATGGCCCCTATTTCCCGTCTTTAATCAGTTTTTAGAG TCCAAGTACAAAGTCATCAACAAAGACCAGTGGTGCAATGTTTTAGAGTTCAGTAGGACAATCAATCTAGACCTCAGCAACTACGATGAGGACGGTGCCT GGCCAGTTTTGTTGGATGAGTTTGTGGAATGGTACAAAGAGAGACAGATGTCATAG
- the dcun1d4 gene encoding DCN1-like protein 4 isoform X5 has product MPPRKKRRPSAGDDLSAKKSRQDSIFRKHDTSQIREETFSSKRCLEWFYEYAGCDDVVGPEGMEKFCEDIGVEPENVVMLVLAWKLDAQSMGYFTRQEWLRGMSSLQCDSTERLRNSLDYLRSVLNDSTSFKLIYRYAFDFAREKDQRSLDLNTAKCMLGLLLGKTWPLFPVFNQFLEQSKYKVINKDQWCNVLEFSRTINLDLSNYDEDGAWPVLLDEFVEWYKERQMS; this is encoded by the exons ATGCCTCCTAGGAAAAAGAGGAGACCTTCTGCTGGGGATGACTTGTCAGCCAAGAAAAGTCGCCAGGACAG CATTTTCAGAAAACATGACACGTCACAAATACGCGAGGAGACATTTTCCAGTAAAAGATGCTTGGAGTGGTTCTACGAATACGCAG GTTGCGATGACGTGGTGGGTCCAGAGGGCATGGAGAAGTTCTGTGAAGACATTGGAGTGGAGCCGGAAAAT GTTGTGATGCTGGTTCTGGCTTGGAAGTTAGATGCCCAGAGTATGGGATATTTCACCCGACAGGAGTGGCTGAGAGGCATGAGCTCACTGCA GTGCGACTCCACAGAGCGGCTGAGGAACTCGCTCGACTACCTGAGATCTGTCCTAAATGACAGCACCAGTTTTAAGCTCATTTATAGATATGCCTTTGATTTCGCTCGG GAAAAAGATCAGAGGAGTTTGGACTTAAACACAGCCAAGTGCATGCTGGGACTTCTTCTCGGAAAGACATGGCCCCTATTTCCCGTCTTTAATCAGTTTTTAGAG CAGTCCAAGTACAAAGTCATCAACAAAGACCAGTGGTGCAATGTTTTAGAGTTCAGTAGGACAATCAATCTAGACCTCAGCAACTACGATGAGGACGGTGCCT GGCCAGTTTTGTTGGATGAGTTTGTGGAATGGTACAAAGAGAGACAGATGTCATAG